A stretch of the Plasmodium berghei ANKA genome assembly, chromosome: 10 genome encodes the following:
- a CDS encoding CTP synthase, putative, protein METKNPITKYIIVTGGNMSGLGKGTAMSSLGVLLLTKNTLLTTIKIDPYLNIDAGTMSPYEHGEVYVLEDGGEADLDLGNYERFLNIKLTYKNNITSGKIYEQVIKKERKGEYLGKTVQVVPHVTDAIQKWIKDVIDENIKKMIKEYNITDIDQIPCICLIEVGGTVGDIESAVYLEALQQLINNLRSDDACLCHLSHVPITGNLKEQKTKPTQHSVKILREAGLKPDFIFCRCEQPLNEEAKQKISLFSQVKKEHVISLHDTSNIYKVPLILDQQNFCINVLKKLNLENIVLKNKFYIAPYSFNTWKQLSDRYESSNEIVNIGIVGKYTASNDTYLSIISALVHACIECGFKLVIKYINSSHLSLKNKKTKKSADLKKKMNKYQYDICLDNNNDANSKHTFIDETTSDEDYDKKRKVKYDNAWNTLKSVDGVLVPGGFGTRGIEGKYLSSQYCRLNNVPYLGICLGMQTSVIDITRQFLNKFASSEEFEDIGGIQSASGNEQEYKSESNVEQNFTKKDHDDNINAQADKKTNTNILCSEHSQTDNKSTSTINKSNINHESNDGKNISCYYNEMTVQKYIDNIPNKLAEDKLQEKIKLMGITDYYKSIEEIDNNNVIISMDGFKGDDKKGGTMRLGVKKSQIIDKDSLIYKSYDEAKHIYERHRHRFEINPKYVPLLEAVGLSFVAKDADSVRMEVCEIKHLDFYVGVQFHPEFTSRPFKTNPIFLSFILASKGMLKDRLNKFGNKLCSGKLYEQF, encoded by the coding sequence ATGGAGACTAAAAATCCCATAACCAAATATATCATCGTGACTGGAGGAAATATGAGTGGGCTAGGAAAAGGAACAGCTATGAGTAGTTTGGGGGTATTGCTACTGACAAAGAATACATTGTTAACGACAATTAAAATAGAtccatatttaaatatcGACGCCGGAACAATGTCTCCATATGAGCATGGAGAAGTATATGTATTAGAAGATGGTGGAGAAGCTGATTTAGATTTAGGAAATTATGAAagatttttaaatataaaattgacttataaaaataatataacatcaggaaaaatatatgagcaagtaataaaaaaagagagAAAAGGAGAATATTTAGGCAAGACAGTTCAAGTAGTACCACATGTAACTGATGCAATACAAAAATGGATAAAGGATGTtattgatgaaaatattaaaaaaatgataaaagaatataatataacagATATTGATCAAATACCTTGTATATGTTTAATAGAAGTGGGTGGGACGGTAGGTGATATTGAATCAGCTGTATATTTAGAAGCATTACaacaattaataaataatttaagaAGTGATGATGCATGCTTATGCCACTTATCGCATGTACCTATAACGGGTAATCTTAAAGaacaaaaaacaaaacCAACACAACATAGtgttaaaattttaagagAAGCAGGGTTAAAACCAGatttcatattttgtaGATGCGAACAGCCATTAAATGAAGAAgctaaacaaaaaatttctttattttcacaaGTAAAAAAGGAGCATGTTATATCATTACATGATACgtctaatatatataaagtaCCTTTAATATTAGACCAACaaaatttttgtataaatgttttaaaaaaattaaatctagaaaatattgttttaaaaaataaattttatattgctccatattcatttaatacATGGAAACAATTATCAGATAGATATGAATCATCTAATGAAATTGTAAATATTGGAATTGTAGGAAAATATACAGCATCAAATGATACATATCTTTCTATAATTTCAGCATTAGTGCATGCATGTATAGAGTGTGGTTTTAAATTagttattaaatatattaatagtaGTCATTTGTCactaaaaaacaaaaaaacaaaaaaatccgcagacttaaaaaaaaaaatgaataaatatcaaTATGACATATGTTTagacaataataatgatgcAAATTCAAAACATACATTTATAGATGAAACGACATCTGATGAagattatgataaaaaaaggaaagttaaatatgataatgCATGGAATACATTAAAATCCGTTGATGGTGTATTAGTACCAGGTGGATTTGGTACACGAGGAATAGAAGGAAAATATCTTTCTTCACAATATTGTAGATTAAATAATGTACCATATTTAGGCATATGCTTAGGTATGCAAACATCAGTAATAGATATAACTAGACAGtttttgaataaatttGCAAGTTCAGAAGAGTTTGAGGATATTGGCGGAATACAATCTGCTTCAGGTAATGAACAGGAATATAAAAGTGAAAGTAATGTTGAACAAAATTTTACCAAGAAAGATCACGACGATAATATCAATGCTCAGGCtgataaaaaaactaatactaatatattatgtagtGAACATAGTCAAACTGATAATAAAAGCACTTCTACTATTAATAAGAGCAATATAAATCATGAATCAAATGATGGAAAAAACATAAGTTGCTATTACAATGAAATGACagttcaaaaatatatagacaATATTCCTAATAAATTAGCAGAAGATAAATTacaagaaaaaattaagcTAATGGGTATAACAgattattataaaagtatagaagaaattgataataataatgttataATTTCTATGGATGGATTTAAAGGAGATGATAAAAAAGGTGGTACTATGCGACTCGGTGTAAAAAAATCACAAATTATTGATAAAgattcattaatatataaatcttACGATGAAgcaaaacatatttatgaaaGACATCGACATAGATTTGAAATTAATCCTAAATATGTCCCATTACTAGAAGCAGTTGGCTTAAGTTTTGTAGCAAAAGATGCTGATAGTGTTCGAATGGAAGTCTGTGAAATTAAACATTTAGATTTCTATGTAGGTGTTCAATTTCACCCTGAATTTACATCACGACCTTTTAAAACCAAccctatatttttatctttcaTATTAGCATCAAAAGGAATGCTAAAAGATCGACTAAACAAGTttggaaataaattatgttCAGGAAAACTTTATGAACAATTTTGA
- a CDS encoding ER membrane protein complex subunit 2, putative, giving the protein MKTGGGNQIEFYKGNDIATLERQYEHSLEHNTQELIVYFGMKLKKKKKRMDELFKWTLYENILKAAMELNLCEYIDIYYNKLKEKFSILNGKKLNILKGMVYEVKGKKKEALDIYKKYLNKYPCDVTIRARIISLKKSEEKDTNKIIHLLNDNLKEFPVDIESWHELGEIYLSECLYNYSIYCFEEILLHKPTNLYYILTCAEIHYSINQFEMSSKYFCLAIKLQSNNLRGLWGVVMVNVARYVQKGPKMSNDNVDIILTRQCLDRLHNLYNKMKVNFIYKNTILNYLNELKDIFK; this is encoded by the coding sequence ATGAAAACGGGGGGAGGAAATCAAATTGAATTTTACAAAGGAAATGACATTGCGACGCTGGAGAGACAATATGAGCATTCCTTGGAACATAATACACAGGAATTAATAGTTTATTTCGggatgaaattaaaaaaaaaaaaaaaaagaatggATGAACTGTTTAAATGGACATTATATGAAAACATTTTAAAGGCAGCAATGGAATTAAATTTGTGtgaatatatagatatttaCTATAATAAACTAAAGGAGAAGTTTAGTATCCTAAAtggtaaaaaattaaatatactTAAAGGAATGGTTTATGAAGTAAaaggtaaaaaaaaagaagccctagacatatataaaaaatatttaaacaaatatcCATGTGATGTTACAATAAGAGCAAGAATTATAAGTCTAAAAAAATCTGAAGAAAAagatacaaataaaattatacatttattaaatgacaatttaaaagaatttCCAGTGGATATAGAATCGTGGCATGAATTAGGggaaatttatttatctgAATGTTTATATAACTATTCCATATATTGCTTtgaagaaatattattacataaaCCCAccaatttatattatatattaacatgTGCTGAAATACATTATTCAATTAACCAGTTTGAGATGAGtagtaaatatttttgtttagcAATTAAATTACAAAGTAATAATTTACGAGGTTTATGGGGTGTAGTTATGGTTAATGTAGCTCGTTATGTGCAAAAGGGGCCCAAAATGTCAAATGATAATGttgatataatattaacacGCCAATGTTTAGATAGATTGCATAATTTATACAATAAAATGAAagtaaattttatttataaaaatacaattctaaattatttgaatgagttaaaagatatttttaaataa
- a CDS encoding cytidine diphosphate-diacylglycerol synthase, putative, with translation MGERNVSDKKKNSFPNISSNNNKENNKKQNMIELSKQYDEKNRIKAKIELENKNIEGERIEDLKKNIITDDKFNNNEKDANDETNGDTTNVNGSNNNSKLEQRNDQKNECKKRKENKYIKYIKEVKNEKLYGNGKLKGQSATQHGNKHKLVNNNEDNGEELESKFKTFRTRSYWSLVLSFFSIFILALGHLYISLLVLIAITLVYKEIIYSKSIENKDKKLPQLFFIRWYWFFLTILTFGIPWIIPKLKHQFPLYKYLLKYHPINMFILAFIGFVWFVLSLRKFSLKYQFSQIGMIFVTSLFVVAQSLMHIANIYSGLIWFFIPVTSVIINDSFAYVFGILFGKTRLIRLSPKKTVEGFVGSSVITILWGVGMTYLLQNYKFFICSQNLISFIPFYSLIKSDCNSNSIFEKKIYYLSDELTAYLPLSKIYYTEMVIHGLMLSLFAAFLAPFGGFFASGFKRALKIKDFGDVIPGHGGFTDRVDCQVFMGMFTYIYMKTFVKVKDKFHYSYDKLIDSIQKLDHRDVMHLYNHLKNMIDSKTNKKTDKNNYLPESSIIWKKIPSRDNKE, from the coding sequence ATGGGAGAGCGTAATGTAAGtgataaaaagaaaaatagtTTCCCCAATATTTCAtcaaacaataataaagaaaataataaaaaacagaATATGATCGAATTGAGTAAACAATATGACGAAAAAAATCGCATTAAAGCAAAAATTgaattagaaaataaaaatattgaaggTGAAAGGATCGAagacttaaaaaaaaacataatcaccgatgataaatttaataataatgaaaaggACGCTAACGACGAAACTAATGGGGATACGACAAATGTAAATGGTAGCAACAATAATAGTAAACTCGAACAAAGGAATGATCAGAAAAATGAATGTAAAAAGCggaaagaaaataaatatattaaatatataaaagaagtgaaaaatgaaaaattatatggaAATGGCAAATTAAAAGGGCAAAGTGCAACACAACATGGAAATAAGCATAAATTAgtgaataataatgaagataATGGCGAAGAATTAGAGTCtaaatttaaaacatttCGGACAAGATCCTATTGGTCTTTAGTactatcttttttttctatttttatattagcATTGGggcatttatatatatcactTCTTGTTTTAATAGCAATCACTTTAGTATacaaagaaataatatattcaaaaagtATAGAAAAcaaagataaaaaattaccacaattatttttcataagaTGGTATtggttttttttaacaatattAACATTCGGAATACCCTGGATAATACCAAAATTAAAACACCAGTTtccattatataaatatttattaaagtATCATccaataaatatgtttatattagCCTTTATTGGCTTTGTTTGGTTTGTTTTATCTTTAAGgaaattttcattaaaatatcAGTTTTCACAAATAGGCATGATATTTGTAACATCTTTATTTGTAGTTGCACAATCACTAATGCACATtgcaaatatttattcagGATTAATTTGGTTTTTCATACCTGTTACCTCAGTTATTATAAATGATTCATTTGCTTATGTATTTGGTATATTATTTGGAAAAACAAGGCTAATAAGACTTTCACCTAAGAAAACAGTTGAAGGTTTTGTAGGATCGTCTGttataacaattttatgGGGCGTGGGCATGACATATTTgttacaaaattataaattttttatttgttctcaaaatttaatttcttttatacCATTTTATTCTTTAATTAAATCTGATTGTAATTCGAATTCGATTtttgagaaaaaaatttattatttatcaGATGAATTAACCGCATATTTACCCCTTAGTAAAATCTATTATACCGAAATGGTTATACACGGATTAATGTTAAGTTTGTTTGCGGCATTTCTAGCACCATTTGGTGGCTTTTTTGCATCTGGTTTTAAACGAgcattaaaaattaaagattTTGGAGATGTTATTCCAGGGCATGGAGGTTTTACAGACAGGGTTGATTGTCAAGTTTTTATGGGCATGTTtacgtatatatatatgaaaacaTTTGTTAAAGTGAAAGATAAATTCCATTATTCATATGATAAACTTATTGATTCAATACAAAAACTCGATCACAGAGACGTTATGCATCTTTATAatcatttgaaaaatatgattgatagtaaaacaaataaaaaaactgaCAAAAACAATTATCTACCAGAAAGTTCTAttatatggaaaaaaataccaTCTCGTGATAATAAAGAATGA
- a CDS encoding alpha/beta hydrolase, putative, with product MLSSNRILHEYVICSKGITYAVYSNNLVQKDKTPNNETALNVNNNQANNQKAIILLLHGLNGGTHQLENMFKTLINNGYQFISIDFYGHGNSSLFGNPSKYTEKLYTEQIYDVLKIKGLLNEKFTVIAFSMGCIIATHLSKDNKISIGKYCLISAAGMAKPRYRFLVFLLKYNIRLCLKLAKRYSRSVISEDTVKKEYYNFENNLDEATKRYEILKQNHEKFMETFLKVLIGIKLQNSKKHYFSLFKTNADILFIYGKNDTLTPYIYTQKFLEQKKEYSKNVKMIIIPECCHLVIHEKFHELDHHLIYFLK from the exons aTGCTTTCCTCAAATAGAATATTGCATGAATATGTTATATGTTCAAAGGGAATTACATATGCGGTTTATTCTAACAATTTAGTTCAAAAAGATAAAACACCAAATAATGAAACTGCATTAAATGTGAATAATAACCAAGCTAATAATCAAAAGGCTATTATACTCCTTTTACATGGATTAAATGGAGGAACTCATCAACttgaaaatatgtttaaaacattaattaataatggCTATCAATTTATATCCATAG ATTTTTACGGGCATGGTAATAGTAGCTTATTTGGGAACCCAAGCAAATATACTGAAAAGTTATACACCGAACAAATTTACgatgttttaaaaataaaaggcCTTTTAAACGAAAAATTTACGGTTATTGCCTTTTCTATGGGATGCATTATAGCta caCATTTGTCTAaggataataaaataagcaTAGGAAAATATTGCCTTATTAGTGCTGCTGGAATGGCTAAACCGAGATATCGATTCTTggt ttttttattaaaatataatatacgaCTTTGTCTAAAATTAGCAAAACGATATAGCCGCTCGGTCATTTCTGAGGACACAGTTAaa AAAGAATATTACAACTTCGAGAACAATTTAGACGAAGCCACAAAACGATATGAAATTCTTAAACAGAAT CACGAAAAATTCATGGAGACGTTTTTAAAGGTGTTGATAGGAATTAAATTACAAAATTCTAAGAAGCATTATTTTTCGTTATTCAAAACAAATGCAGATATCCTTTTCATATATGG AAAAAATGATACCTTAACAccctatatatatacccAGAAATTTttagaacaaaaaaaggaatattcaaaaaatgtgaaaatgataattataCCAGAATGCTGCCATCTTGTTATACATGAAAAGTTTCATGAATTAGATCACCatcttatttattttttgaaataa